ATCGGTCCCTGGGATCACCAGGTCCTGGGCCTGGTAAAATTGGGATAGGGCTTCCCTTGGTTTTAGGTCCAAACGGAAAAAACGGCCCATATGATAGGCTTCCAAAAGCTTTTCCCCAATTTTTCCGTATGCCTGCGCCAAATGGAGATTTAATAAATGATCAGTGGTTCGACTTTCCAAAGCTTTTTTAAAAAAAGGGATTGCCAAACGGGCCTGTCCCTTATGAAGCAGGACGTTTCCCCTTACAATGAGGGCCATGGGCTCTTTGGGATCAATTTTTAGGGCTTCATCTGCTGTTGCTTTAGCACGATCCACTTCCTGCATTTGAAGTAAGCAATACGCCATGTCCCCAAAATACACCGCTGAATTGGGCTGAAGATTGATTGCCTCCTGATATTCAAGAACCGCTTCAGGACAGCGGCCCGCTTTGAGAAACCCTACCCCTTTTAAATAATTTTCCCTTTCTTTATCCTTTTTCTCTCCTTCAAGTCCTCCGACAAGGGTTGTCATTTCCATGATGGGACGTTGCCCGGCCATTAAACTCACTTGAATTCTTTGCCAATCAACCGGGTATTTGAAATATTCTTTTTGTTCAAAATTTTTTCCAAGCATCAGTTCTAAATGCCCTTGCCTATCCGTTAGGCTGGGATGGGTAGAAAAATAAATTGGGATGTCAAAACTACTGAACCGATCGTAGAATGCAATGGTTTGAAGCGAATCCTTAAGAGCATTTGGGTTAAAGCCCGCTTTCTGAAGGTAGGCAACCGCATAGGCATCGGCCTCAGCTTCATTTTCACGGCTGTAGCGGAGTTGCAGATCTGCTGCGGCGGCTAATCCTCCTGCGGCCACGGCGGGTTCCCCACCCGAAAGAAGAATGGCAACAATAGCAGCAAGGTTTGCCGCAAGAATTTTTGATTGATCCTGGAAGAAATGATTCCTTTCCACATGAGCAATTTCGTGAGCTAAAACCCCCGCAAGTTCTTCAGGATTTTTAAATTTTGAAAGCAGACTGTCAAAAACAAAAATGTAACCACCCGGAACGGCAAACGCATTGGAAGGGGACCCCCGGACAACCAAAAATCGAAAATTATCGGGGTTAGATCCCTCCCCCTGCACAATTTTTCTTCCAATATCCTGAACCAGTTTAGTGACCTCAGGATCTTTTACAAATTGAAATTGGTTTAAGGCTTCGGATATAAAATTACGCCCAATGGTTTTTCCTTTGGACTGTGAGGCTTGGGGAACCGGCGGGGGTTTTTGGGGCTCTGGTTTTGGCCTTGAAGATGAACAACCCAATAAAATCAATAGAAGGAAAAACAAAAGAAAAAGTTTAAATTTTTGGTTCAGGAATTTCATTAACATTTAAACTATACAACCCTTTTGAAGTTAAAAACAATCCTTAACTTGGGGAAGGAAAAATCCAGAACTGGGGGTTGGGATACCCAACAAAAAATTCTTCCCTAAAATTAAACTAAAATCCCATTGATGCCCAAAAGGGAGGAAAAAGCGGTAATCCAAATAGGAAAGGTGAAAATCTACTTTAATTCCTGACTCAAATTTATCCAGGACATCATTCTATTTAAAAGAAAGAAGTCCTTCTGTCTTACCCTATTTTTAGGGAGAAGCCGAAGCCTCTTAAAGGTATATTTCCTCTAAGTGTTCAAGGACCCTGTGAAACTCTTCATGCTTTCCTTTACCGATTTTTTCTATTTCGGTCTTTTCAAAACGCTCCATCAGCTCTTTCTCTTCTTCGATTGAAAGATGCATTTCTGCCATTCTAAAAAGGACATTATTTTCCTTATCGATATGCAGCCTTAATGTAGAAATATAGGGAACTGCAAACTGGAGGATTTTTTTCGGAGCCTCAGGATCTCCCTTTTGATAGTTTTCAAATGCACCTTCCCATCCTCTTACATATCCCCTCATCAGTTCATGTTCATTAAGCATCACCCCAAGGGGGCCCCCTTCTTTGGGTATCCCGGCGTACTCCAAAGAGGGAAAAAGAATTTCCTCTTCCTTTCCATGGTGGCATTTGTCCGCGAAAATTTTAAAAAACTCTAAAATTTGGGTTAAATGTTTTGAATGAACCTTTTCTCCTTTTTCTATTTTCTCACAAACCTTCTCCAAAATCAGAAGCATTTTTTTTATTGCCTCATGCTCTTTCTTCAATTGTTCAATGGCCTCACCCACTTTAAAGCCCTCCCAAAATAAAAGATAAAATTATCCGGAAACCACATTGCCCCCAAATCCAAACTTTTCTCATCAGTTTATTTACAGGTAATAACCAGATGCTGTTGGGATTGAGGCACGGCAAAAATCTCACTTCGTTGAAATCCGGAATTTTTAAACATCCGGTCAAGATCTTTAAAAGTATAAGCATCCACCGCTTGGGTGGTTGCCAGCATTAAAATAGCAAAATCCGATGAGTCTGGAGAAACTCGGTCTTCATTCGGGACAAATTCAAGTGTGGTCACTCGTCCCCCTTAATTCAAAGAGGCATATAATTTACGCAATAAATTTTCACATGTTTCTGGGTCAAAATGATGAAGAAAGTTTGTTAATAG
This region of Nitrospiria bacterium genomic DNA includes:
- a CDS encoding M48 family metalloprotease yields the protein MLMKFLNQKFKLFLLFFLLLILLGCSSSRPKPEPQKPPPVPQASQSKGKTIGRNFISEALNQFQFVKDPEVTKLVQDIGRKIVQGEGSNPDNFRFLVVRGSPSNAFAVPGGYIFVFDSLLSKFKNPEELAGVLAHEIAHVERNHFFQDQSKILAANLAAIVAILLSGGEPAVAAGGLAAAADLQLRYSRENEAEADAYAVAYLQKAGFNPNALKDSLQTIAFYDRFSSFDIPIYFSTHPSLTDRQGHLELMLGKNFEQKEYFKYPVDWQRIQVSLMAGQRPIMEMTTLVGGLEGEKKDKERENYLKGVGFLKAGRCPEAVLEYQEAINLQPNSAVYFGDMAYCLLQMQEVDRAKATADEALKIDPKEPMALIVRGNVLLHKGQARLAIPFFKKALESRTTDHLLNLHLAQAYGKIGEKLLEAYHMGRFFRLDLKPREALSQFYQAQDLVIPGTDLSFKIKKEISDLINRGI
- a CDS encoding hemerythrin domain-containing protein; this encodes MGEAIEQLKKEHEAIKKMLLILEKVCEKIEKGEKVHSKHLTQILEFFKIFADKCHHGKEEEILFPSLEYAGIPKEGGPLGVMLNEHELMRGYVRGWEGAFENYQKGDPEAPKKILQFAVPYISTLRLHIDKENNVLFRMAEMHLSIEEEKELMERFEKTEIEKIGKGKHEEFHRVLEHLEEIYL